aaaaattatatatataaaagtttctttaaaaaaataaataaatctattttcaagtttgtaataataaaTACTCAaataatcatgcgctaatagcCCGTCTTATTTTGCATACGGTAGAAAATCCATCTCCAAATGTTAAATCCAACGCAGCCTTGGCCTTATGGTGGGTCCCAAATGGGCCCAACTAAAGTATAACATCATGGGATGAGTCTCCTCTGACGTAAAGTCAGAGGGACTTTGTcactgacatgtaggacccacaaaggttgggcccacacgtcagtgaCCCACGTCCCTCTGACTTTACGTCAGAGGAGCGCGATCCAACATTATGATGTACATAGCAAGAAGAGTTATTAAGTTGGGCCCCATATTTCAATACAATAATATTTACCATCCCAGCCACCacttttctcttcctctctcgtttCTCCCCCAGCTTCCTTTTCCCAACAAGCCAAAACACCAAGCCACCGTACAAATGAGAGAGGAGGCCGCGGGCGGATCTGGCAGCGGTGATGGTGGCCCTCGCGAACGCACACGGATCTGATGGTGGAGGTGCTCGCGGAAGAAGGCCACAGCAGCGGTAGATTTGGCGACGGCGGCATCTCGCATGGATCTGTGACACGGTGGCAGGGGCTGTGTTCGTGAGCAGACCTCCGGCGGTGGCAGGTGAGGTGGCTTTTGCGGGTGGAGCTCCGGCGATGTCAACTCCATGCAAGTGTCGGTTTCCCAAAAACTCTGTAAGAACCATCTCCACAATGTATATGTAGAACTTAAGGGTCTAGCTTATGACCCCCTCAATTtctacattgtggatgcccttaaaTCTTCAAAGGAAATAACCTATATATCCCCTTTACTTATAGCACAATCATCTTAAATATCTTTTTGtttaacgactcgcacgagacagTGCGAAGTTCATATTGGTAGAGCAGGAACAATCATCTTAAATATCAATTACGTATTCAACTAATCTAAATAGGGTAAGTGGTTTATGAGACAAACCGTTTACAACCACTACAGTTTTCTACTTCAAATCCCCATTCCACACTTTGCATAAACACTCACTTTATCCTACTCTCCCAGGGTTGTTGGTAGCCCTGAGGGTTTACCCTAATGTAGTAATGTCCCTTTTCTAACCCTCTATATATAATTGCACAGAATATCAATCCATGTACATATTCTATTTAATATTTGTCAAAGACCATGCATgcgtgcatatatatgtacctGGGTCTATGTCATGATTGTTGCTATGGAATAGAGGAGCATGGTGATCCTCAATTGCAGCAGGGTGGAAACTAGTGTAGACAGGGTTCCTCGGCATGTTATTGCTAGTCCATGAATTGAAGGTCAGATTCTGGTAAAAAACATTGCTATTGGCAGCAGTTTGGCCAAAAGGCATGAATGCCGACCCATTGCACATTTGCCTCCAATCCTGAAAAGCGCTGGGAACATGCGGAGCTGCAACATTGTTGGAGGGAACCCAGTCTTGGAAGTTTTCTGAAGAACGATCAAACAAAATTATTAATGATAGGTCATATTGGGAGACAAGCGAGAAGGAACTAAAGAATAAACAGCATGAAGCATCAAGTGTTGGCAGGAATAATAACACTGACGAGGGCAAGAAATGCAAGACCGGGTCTCACATCTAGGTAGCATGAGCCATGAGAAAACACACAGATCTCTGCGTGCACATAAGTAACCCTAGAACGACCTAGAAAAAAACCCTATGGGGGAAAAGATCTGTCGTGCCAAATTCAGCCATGAGAAAATtaagatgtactccctccgtctctaaatgTTCGACGTCGTTGAATTTTTTAagcatgtttgaccgttcgtcttatttaaaaaatttaaataattattaattcttttcctatcatttgatttattgttaaatgtaccttttatctatacatatagttttacatatttcacaaaagtttttaaataagacgaacggtcaaacacgtttaaaaaaatcaacagcgtcaaatatttagggacggaaggagtatcaTGTATGTGGAGCAGGAGAGAACTAACCTTGAGATATCTGCGActggccgtggtggtggtggtgcgacgGGAGCACGGCGGGCGTAGGCAGCACGGTGTATTGGGGCACGTAGGGGAGCTGCGCCATCGGTAGCGGCATTGTTGGCGACTGGTGGTGCTGCTGGATCAAGCTAGCAGCAGGGTACTGATGGTGCACGATGTTTTGTCGCCCAACGttgggcggcggcacggccccAAGGATCCCATGGTACCAGTTGTGCTGGCCGCCCCCCACAAAGTCACCATGGCCTGCTCCGCCCttgccctcgccgccaccgccatcgccggaagaagaagaggagcccctagcATCAGCCATGCGCGCGCACGTAGCACGCAGCTTTGCCTTGTGTGCTGTTTAGAGAGTGAGAGAGTGTGAGAGACGATGGACCGATGGTGGAAGTAGCCGTGGGCTTGAAGGGGTAGGTGCCCCCTCCTGCTCTCTTTTGATTTCGAAGACTTGGTTCACTttgggggattttttttttttgtaggggAACAGATGACCAAAAAAATCTTCTCTGGGAAAGGGAGCTCACTTTGCTGTTACACTGTTAAGAAAAAAGGCAAGGTGAAAATAAATCAATtgtagttttaaaaaaataaataaataggtaGAAACTGTTAGAATTATTGCATATACACTACCTCCACATGAAAATTCAGTGTGAGATTGTTCAAAATTGAATGAGATAGAAACAATCTTCCACGAATGCTCACCTTTACAGTCCACAATCCTGATCTGAGCTAAGCTAAAATCACATCAATGATTTGTAGGCTTCATAAGTTACATTCATCCTGAAACATGACAGACAAATTAtgaaacttgctttgcgcattCATGCTGAAATCATAAGAAAATGAATATCTATAGTTATAAACTTTATTCAGGAATGCTTCCGTAAAATTTTGTAGGCAATATAGTTAAAAAAACCAAATGAAAAGAACCAACACCGCCAGCATGCTCAATCGTTACAAAGTTACAATTATGTGATTTACCAAATCCAAAATTAAGACATGTACTATGGTAATCCAACAGTTTTAGATAAGAATCTCACTTACAATATTAAGTTACCCACAAATCAAACTATGTGGAATTTTGGATGATCAAGTACATTCTGGCTTGAGCATATTAAGACTGAAACCAGTGAACCACaatctaactttttttttttaaaagaaccacAATCTAACATGACTATTCACCATTCTAGAGTTATCAAATTCAGATGACTACAAAAAGGGTATACGGATGTGTTGAGTGGGTTGCAGCTTGATGGATGCTGCAATCGCCTAACAAATGATAAATCATATTGACAGAGATGTTCCTGcattttgaaaatatgacataATCTCTAACCTTTGTTGATATAAAATATCCTTTGTCGACACATTAAAAAAACTGTAAATCAACTACAGTAAAAATGCAGCATCAGATTATTTGAAATGAGTGAGGGGTTTTGCAGCTGAGCCAAAGTGGCGGATTCGCACTTGATCAGTATCATATCATCAAGAACAAAATTGTTTTACAAAATTCAAGAACTGGAATGCCCAGATCTAACATGCAGCGATCCAGCGGAAAGCGACCAGACGGCGGCGGCCCGAGGTCGGTGCTGGTTGAGGAAGGCGGCGTCGACTCGACGCAGCGGAAAGGCGCGCGGGAATGGAAGACCTGGTCGCGCTAGGCGGGATGGCCGGAGGAGATCgggctagggtttagggtagAGGAGCACACGCATACCTGGCGAGTTCTCACCACGGCGATCTCCAGGGGAATCTCGAACGCCGTTGATGGCGCGGTGGTCGCCGGCTGCTCGCTGGCTTGTGGTTTGCGTCGCCGTCCCCTCGTCGCGCTTggcctgagagagagagagagagagagagaagagatcgGGAGGAGGAGTTGGGCCGATGGGAGAAGCTTTCTTGATGTCGTGGGCCGCGGCCCGTTGGGAGcggaaaaaacaataaaaacggATGGAAATGACCGTTCGGTTTGCAATCGCGTCTCTCACGAAGCCAATGGGATCGTGGTAATGCTAATAACCAAATTGGGGTTTTACGATTGGTTTCACACGAATGATTAAATCATAGAAGCTTTGATTACAAGGGTGATTACTGATTAGGAGGAATTAAATTAGGATGGTAACGGTAACACCTCCCAAACCAGGAAGTGACGGATGGAAATGACTCGGAATGTAACGTAAAACGTTGCTATTTTCCAGGATTTGCTGCCTCTTTTTTTCTGCTATAGTTGGCACGCTCTTAAAAAGCAGAAACTtgtcagacaaaaaaaaatgtataagaGCGAAACTGACGACATAATACGTTATTACGTCACGTACGACCACCATGATTATTAGTGTGACGCAAATAACCAGTGCAACAAAAATGGAGTTAGAGCAGCACGGCAAGGTTTCGATCTCTTTGTACCTGCACCAGGTTCATTACTAGTACGAATCAGGTAGTGAACCAATACATCTGTTCATAATTACGAATCAGATAGTCGGATACTTACTGAACCATTACATATGTTCATGATTACGTATTGACTCGATATTTACTTTTCAGATAATAAACCACTACATCTGGGCTGAAGGAGATTCAGCATTCCAACCATTTTACGACTGGGGCAGGGTGGCAGGCGTACATTGAAGATGGAACGAAGTGCAGGCGTAACAAAGATGATAAATACAGTCCAGGATGTCCTCAAAATGCTACATTCAATAACCATTTGTAATGTACAAGAGTTTATTGATATTGCTTTATTGAGACATAACAGCATGCATTGAAACTCTAAACAAGACAGATATTATGAGTTTGTCTAGAAGAACTGTAGTATTCAAAGCCCTCATCCATGAGATGTTGGTGGCGGCATGGGGTAGGGCATTGGAGGCATGTTTACTGGGGCACCAGGGACTACAGCTCCAGGGACAGGGGCATGCATGCCATAGGCTATATGAGGTGCAGCAGGAACAGGAAGTGTAACAGGAGTGCCAACTGCGGACACAAGAGGACCACCAACTGGCTGTCCAATTGTCGTACCATAAGCATCGACGCCTGGAGGCGCATTTGCTGGCTGTAGAGACTGCTTAGAGGATTTTCCAGGATTTGCTGATGGGCCATTTGGCTGACCTGTGATTGGCCCCTGAGCAGCAGATGTATCTCCATTGTTCACGCTGGTTATGTCATGTATACTTGATCGCCGCCTCTCTCTGTTCATTGAGTTCAGGCGAATAAAATACTTCTGTGCATGACTAGCTACTTGGGTGGGTGTCCTTGAGATCACAAAGTTTCTTGAGATACTCCTCCAGTCGCCTTTGCCGTACTTCTCAAGTCCAAGAAGGAACAGCCTGCAAATTAAAATCAAGTGGTAGGACACATCAATAACCATATGAGTAAAGGGCAGTCTGCATGAATTAATCAACTTTGGATATTTCTCATCCTGAAGAGAGGGGTAATAGCTACAAATTTATGCATCAGAACAAAAGGAGGTTAGTTGTGCCATTTTTACAACCATGCTTTCACTTGAGTTGTAATCAATATCATGCATGTGCATACATGGCAATGAACGAACAACACATTAGCATCCATCAGGGCATCAGGTTACTTCTACTTGAAACGTATTTTCATGCTCTGCATCATCTTGGTATGTTATGTCTATTTCACTCATTCAGCCATTCAAACAGACAAAAATACACGATAATCACATCATTTTATATGGGGATCTGACAAGCATACTGCCTTATATACTGATAAAACACATTCAATATTACCAATATGCCAATAAGATATCAAAATTTTATCTCCTTGGACCAGAAATACTGTCCACAATATCATGGAAGAAACAGGTTGCAAATGAAAACAGGACTATGTCTAAAAGACACAAAAACCAATTATATGCGCACAGCAAGCATGTACTAGCTTGTTCCGGTCTAAAGCTAGCAGGaaaatttcaactaaaattAGCATATCAAAtacggaaaaaaaaatgaaatgtgaAACAAATGCGTTCAAAATGTTCATTTTGCTGAAATAAATTTAAGATGGACAAAAATCAGTTATAAGCTACCATTGTCCTGATTCCTCTAACTCCTTTTAGGGAAAATTCGTCCATGACACACGCTGACCATTAAATTCAGAAAATAGCACAAACCTTCATAATGCCACAGGTTGTGGGTTTTTCTAGGGGAAATACCACTACCGTCATCTTTTGAGCTAACGGGAGTTTATTTGGACAAAATTGTCCCTCAGATTGAGCCTAGATGATTCGAACCCATCTTGTAAGTTCCTGACTGAACAATAATTCCCCATCtcctccaaatcctcaaatccctTGATCTAACCCCCTCTTCCGCTGCTGGGGCCTGCTTGTGTTTCGTCATTCTCGGCAGGCACGGGCTAGTGGTGGCCGCCATTCCCCTCCCCTGTATGCTCGCGATTGCTGGACGCGGCAGTGTGGTCACTTGCTGGTGCCACCGCCTCACCCTCAACCAACTCCTGTGAGCTCGAAGCTTAGCGACGTCCATGGTGATTGCCGTCCCTCCAACCTGCACACAGCAAACGCGCTTGGTGGATGTGGCCGTATGGTTGCTTGCCAGTGACGCTAGCCTGCTGGCTCACCACGTGTTAACCCAGGTCAATGGCTAATCGATCTTCTAGCTGGAAGCCAAGGCGCACATGCACAACATCGTTCTTCACTCCACTTTGAAGCCAAATGACCAAGTTTAATTTTGTATTCCATGAACTGCTGGAGCTATGTAGGGGATTGAGCATTGGCGTTCGGAAAATCAAAGTAGATGCAAGCAGACAGATttgctttctttcttttatttgtaCCTATGAAATAGGAGATTTCTGTAATGGTGACAAAGATATTTGATAAACTATCTGTTTGATCTGTTGGTTTGTGATTAAAGATGATGTATGAGCTAATGGAGGTGTCAGATTGAACAAAGAGAAGGAGAACGCGCCAGAGGAACCCCAGCAAACAGGAATGCGTAAGAGGTAGGTCTTGTTGCATTGCAATTGaagtaaaattattttggtCTTTCGGTGgtatttttcaaacaaaaaactgATGCGCTATGGTATTAAGCAGAGTGAGAAAAAGCTTAGTTGTATTTTACGAATTGTGCTATGAACAGAATTTTCTCATCCTTTTAGGAGGAAGGTGAAATATGCTAAGATGAATCAATTAAACAAGCCTTCAGCAAGAAGAAATGAGAAACAAACCTAAAACTAAATCAGTGGGATGTAGCTCGAAATGCATAGGATCCACCATAAGAAGTAACGTGAATAGGTTATTGTTAGAAAACAGTTTATAATTCAAAAATTGATTGAGTTAAGTAGTTACTGGAGTTGTCGAAACTAGCAAGGAAGAAACAACATCTCCAATGAACCACTTCCAGTTGAAAACAAGTATGCAGCACAAGTAATCAGCCGCTCCATCTGAGAAGAACTATGCAGGATGTAACATAAACTGCCAAGTGGTGAAACCCATAAAAAAACCATGCGGGACAAAACCTAGCACACACAAACCAACAAGCCTACTTCCTGGGGTCTGAAGCAGTAATTTCCAAAATCGTAAACAGGCTGCAATAACAAGACAAACCAATCGGCAAAATTCCCAACAACACAGAAGCGGTACCTAATTCACGATTAAATAAACTACTATTCTAGCTCCTATGCAATCATTTATTCAAGAAATAGAAAAGGGAGCTACCTAATTGTCCAGTGCAAAGAAAGCTGAAGAGCAACACACCTACAAGTATGCAGTTCTGCAACCAAAAGAAGCTGCTAGACTGTCTAAACAGCGATTTCCAAAATTCCCAGagcatttcaatttcaacttcCATTTACAATGACTAGACGGATTAATCCACAATAAAACAGTGAAGTTGTACAGGCTCCGAACAGAAGCCAGTTTCTGCAATCATCAAATATTGTCTAGGCTAGAGCAGCAATGCAATTTGGTAGATAGGAACGAAGGCAAAGCTAACCTGTGCTCGTCCTCCGTCCAGGCGATCCCCTTCCGGCGCTCCTGCTCAGAGGACTTAGCCGACCCCTTCTCCCCATgcccccctccacctccacctcctcccccaccacccccCTTCTTCCCACCTCCCGCAGAGCCCTCCtcgacgcccccgtcgccgGCGTACACCAGGAGCGGCACCCGCCCGGCCTCGATGCCGTCGACGTCCTCCACCAGCAGCTCGTAGTGCCGCCTCACCTCGTCGGCCGTCTTCCCCTCCACGGCCTCCGCTAGCTTCTCCCACAacccgtccccttcctcctcgtcatccCCCACCGTCGCCAGCGCGTTCTCGAACGCCTTCTCCTGCTCGCGCGTCCACCCACCGCCGCAACCGGACaacccctcctccccacccccaccgccacccccaccacgaccgccgccactgctgctgctcgcctcctccaccgccatgaGCTCAAACCCTAAAACAGCGCGCGGCGCAGCGAGATTTTGTGGGGAGGGATTGCAGCGGCGGATAAGGGAGGGAGATTTAATTCGTTTTAGGAAGGCTGCGGGTTTGCGGGGAAGGAATAAATTGGGGGTTTCCtccgagaagagagagaggaagagcaggagacggtggaggtggaggaggaggagatctaccgcgcagcggcggccgcggcgggggaggagtgTGATGGATGTTAccgcgaggcgaggcgaggcgaggcgggggATATTTTGGTTCACCGCGAcagtggctggctggctggctggggGGAGTGCGGTGTCGGGTCGGGCCAGGCTTCCTCCTCGGGGAGGAAGGAGACAGACAGCGGATGCAGACGCGGACATGGCCGCTGGCTGGCGCGACGCCGGCCGTATTATTTCtccgtctcttttttttttctttttttttcctttttcattttgTTCTCTTTCTGTGATTTTGTGGGGAGGGACTTTTCTTTTTGGGTGTTATAGATGTACTAGCTggttactactctctccgtattTCAATGTataacgtcgttgactttttaaccaatgtttgactattcgttttatttttgtgtaaaatgaaaatatttatatcatgcttaaagaatatttgatgatgaattaAGTCACACTAAAatgaataataattatatacattttttgaataagacgaatgatcaaacgttagataaaaaatcaacagcgtctAGGCAGTATTAATCATGAGTTCGTGTTTATCTCTTCCTGTCGCTGTCCATATGCTCCTGATTACCGGTGATAGCGAGAGCATGATTTGCatcttttcaattatttataTTCAACAAGTTTTGTCGTGTTTCAAGCGTGATAGCGGTTTATAAAGAACAGATATATTTAATTGTTTTACcaatatagacatataatgtTTGGCGTAAATAAATGTTCTCAGTTCATGGATATATGGGACTTATCTAGTTATcttatatgtataaaaaatgGAATTCATGCAGTAAAATGGAGGTAAATCTATGTCTACCAGTATATTAGTTATCTAAAAAGGCTATTTTTGACCATAATACTCTACATCATGGATTTAAATATTACAAAAAcaaatactccttccgtctcaTAATACAAAGAATTTTAGAGGGGAGTGACACTTTCTAGGACTACGAATCTTGACAGGCtctttatccagattcgtagtcctaAGAAGTGTCACATCCCTTCAAAattctttatattatgggatgaagTGAGTAATTCATGAGCTAGAATTATAACATGGTTAGTTACCTAGAAGGATCATCCCATCACCCTATTATTTGTTTAGCTATATTAGCACCACCCTGTAAGCTTTTAAGTAGGGATGAAACTGGTTCGGATAGTTTTCGTCCGTCCGGACCATTTTTCGGATTAGGATAGTTTCAGTCGGAATTATCCGGAAATTCtcggattcggaaacgaattcggatattttttcttggaaacgaaaacgaatacagtaAGGGTAATATCCGTCGGAATcagaaaacggtcggaaactatccaGAATTTTTTTCAGATATCCGCAGACATTAagcaaattatataaaaaacacgtatatatacataactttttcatacggaatcagatgaagacaaactttatatcaacattgtagagctcgatgagatctacaactttattattgactattttattatttgaggtcatttatgggtctaaatattcattataatataccatattaatttttacaaaatctcagatctacaatTCAACGACATCTGAGGAGATGTGTtccatatcaaaattgtagagctcaatgggatctaccactttgcagtttataacatttgtatttgaaagcaTTTAAAGTACAATACAAACATTACAAGTTTCGAAGATGTGAagtaaaataaacaaaatctccaatttatacaatggtAAGTAAGTTATACATCTAGTGAAAGGTCTCGGGAatagaaaatgataatcatatttgcatatggatCTCTTAGAGGAACAGCCATGAAAATCGATTTCCACATACAGTTGTGGGACCGTCTATAAAATTGACGATATAAATGTTGGAGatgttgaactaaaataataagcgatatctcttccttgatcaagaaactcaatttgaggggttttttatatACCGATAAATATTCGCTACCGTATTCGTTCCGtctcgtattcgctccgtatttgtattcgataatattcgatttcatttccgtatccaagttttcgattccgattccgatttcgaaaaaaaatattaaaacgaatatgataaagctagtttccgtccgttttcatccctactttTAAGTAATAGTAGTACAAGATTATTTAGGGACTGTCATTAGATACAACAGCTGAGACTATAAATCTCTAACCATTGACtaattttttattactattctctcttttttttcacccttATGTAACCATGTTTTCAATATAGAGGTCAAAAGTCATTGTTGAGCCACTGTTAACTACAGTAACgtcatcttctttttttctttttcgtatTAGCAAAATATTCCCAATTGGTAGGACTAAAAACCTCCTATGTCTAATGATTATTGCACATGTCCTTAGAGCATCATAACAATACTGAAAACATGGAGGCATGAAGGAGTTACTAGTAAATATACATGATACGATGAATATAAAACATAAGAGAGAAttcattatatgccactgacttgTCATACGTCCACGATTTACCACTGACTTTGTtatgttctacaatatgccatcggTTGTTgtttaacttctacgatttaccatcgccgtccggttagCCTCCGTTAGCACGGTACAATTTcatccaaatgaccaaaatacccctaggacaaaaacttccaaaatttggataaactTATCAAAATATCCTATTATgaacataagattgtaaacatccaaaatttggcaaaaacttaaaatctgacaTTTTAAAATTTGCAAATCTTGTTTTAAATATGTCAAAAAAGTCCAAATAAACAAAACTTTGATATTTCAAGGTCAAATGAGCAAGGGTAAGAATGGCAATTTATCCCTTAGTTAACAATGTTATATTGTCTTCACGATAAACAAAAAGCCTTGATCTGTTTTCAAGAGGGTCAAATAAACAAACCTGAAAAAACAAGATCAGATTGATAGTTTGACTTCAAAAGAGGATAAAATGAGCAATTGTCCCTTCATCATTTGATAAattaggtgaaaccccgcgcattgctgcgggaatttagtatgataacaataaaaaaaataacgtgtaagatagctagataacatcagattaattaaattaatgtggtttatgatagtttaaatttaaatagtatgtagaacggtgattcaaacgtaaaaagtaaggtgatatgactttatggaagaagaaaaatagggagataatttggaccgtagattaatcatctaaaggctaaaaaacaattgatgtgatatgacttaattagaggaaaaaagaagaaagataatttggaccatagattaatcatttaaacactaactaagtgaggatgaactatataagtatataggatatcataaaacacaataaagatatacattaaaacattatatgaattatgttggatgataatttaacatgtttatatttaaaaaactcttaaattataaaaactataaagatatagcatgtttgcatgatgtttaaatgtgatgattgttaatggatgatg
This window of the Oryza sativa Japonica Group chromosome 4, ASM3414082v1 genome carries:
- the LOC4337399 gene encoding transcription factor SRM1, which produces MAVEEASSSSGGGRGGGGGGGGEEGLSGCGGGWTREQEKAFENALATVGDDEEEGDGLWEKLAEAVEGKTADEVRRHYELLVEDVDGIEAGRVPLLVYAGDGGVEEGSAGGGKKGGGGGGGGGGGGHGEKGSAKSSEQERRKGIAWTEDEHRLFLLGLEKYGKGDWRSISRNFVISRTPTQVASHAQKYFIRLNSMNRERRRSSIHDITSVNNGDTSAAQGPITGQPNGPSANPGKSSKQSLQPANAPPGVDAYGTTIGQPVGGPLVSAVGTPVTLPVPAAPHIAYGMHAPVPGAVVPGAPVNMPPMPYPMPPPTSHG